From the genome of Pantoea alfalfae, one region includes:
- the barA gene encoding two-component sensor histidine kinase BarA, giving the protein MTKYSLRARMMILILAPTLMVGLLLSSFFVVHRYNELQRQVIDAGANIIEPLAISSEYSMTWHNRDAMRELVSLLHRRHSGIVRAISVFDNHNQLYVTSNHKQNLSLLQQNDIRALPDDVSMERHGSLLILRTPITSERYDVDELPDEDAKPAGNPLGYVAIELDLQSVRLQQYKEVFVATLMLLFCLCLAMLFAYRLMRDVTGPIRNMVTTVDRIRRGQLDSRVEGYMLGELNILKNGINAMAMSLTAYHEEMQHNIDQATWDLRETLEQLEIQNVELDLAKKRAQEAARIKSEFLANMSHELRTPLNGVLGFTRQMLKTQLRTTQRDYMQTIERSANNLLSIINDVLDFSKLEAGKLMLEAIPFPLRATLDETLVLLAPSAHEKGLELTVVCDSSVPDNVIGDALRLQQILINLIGNAIKFTEQGYIGMRVGQRVITQSRVELEIQVEDTGIGISEQQQTQLFQAFRQADASITRRHGGTGLGLVITQKLVREMGGEITFSSQPDQGSTFVIRVQLDLNPNAPGMPRVLDALSHARIAYVEADANVASAALEMLSATPLQIDYSETLEGLKESHYPLLLMAMPVGISQPALLNERLINGLLDRADNVLMALPSPMMLLADELKVRGIDGCIAKPISLTRLLPMLLDLHTRQISELPLSPRLPLTVMAVDDNPANLKLIGALLEEQVQNILLCSSAEHAIRAARQQSLDVILMDIQMPEIDGIRASEIIRGLPHHANTPIVAVTAHAIDGEREQLIKAGMNDYLAKPIDESKLRQLLARYTPPPVVSLPELQPILPTLDWQLALRQAANKPDLARDLLRMLLEFLPEVHAKMAQFMAANEVNALREIIHKLHGSASYSGVPRMKQLCHQLERGLLEASDIAALEPELLELQDEMENVAREARRLLGFGEV; this is encoded by the coding sequence ATGACCAAATACAGCCTGCGGGCGCGAATGATGATTTTAATCCTGGCACCCACGCTGATGGTTGGCCTGCTGCTCAGCTCCTTTTTTGTGGTGCACCGCTACAACGAACTGCAGCGCCAGGTGATTGATGCCGGGGCTAACATCATCGAACCCCTGGCGATCTCCAGCGAATACAGCATGACGTGGCACAACCGTGATGCCATGCGTGAACTGGTCAGCCTGCTGCACCGCCGCCATTCCGGCATCGTCCGGGCCATCTCGGTGTTTGATAATCACAATCAGCTTTATGTCACCTCGAACCACAAGCAAAACCTCAGCCTGCTGCAACAGAATGATATCCGCGCCCTGCCTGACGATGTCTCAATGGAGCGCCACGGCAGCCTATTAATTCTGCGTACGCCGATTACTTCTGAGCGTTACGATGTGGACGAATTACCGGATGAAGATGCCAAGCCAGCGGGCAATCCGCTGGGCTATGTGGCGATTGAACTGGATCTGCAGTCGGTGCGGTTGCAGCAGTACAAAGAGGTGTTTGTTGCCACGCTGATGCTGCTCTTCTGCCTCTGTCTTGCCATGCTATTTGCTTATCGTCTGATGCGCGATGTCACCGGCCCGATCCGCAATATGGTCACTACCGTTGACCGCATCCGTCGCGGCCAGCTCGACAGCCGCGTTGAGGGCTACATGCTGGGTGAACTCAACATTCTGAAAAACGGCATTAACGCGATGGCGATGTCGCTGACCGCCTATCACGAAGAGATGCAGCACAATATCGACCAGGCAACCTGGGATTTAAGAGAGACGCTGGAGCAGCTGGAAATTCAGAACGTTGAACTGGATCTGGCGAAGAAACGCGCGCAGGAAGCCGCGCGTATCAAATCTGAGTTTCTGGCCAATATGTCGCATGAGCTGCGAACGCCGCTCAATGGCGTGCTGGGCTTTACCCGGCAGATGCTGAAAACCCAACTGCGCACCACCCAGCGCGACTATATGCAGACCATTGAGCGCTCGGCAAATAACCTGCTCAGTATTATCAATGACGTTCTCGATTTTTCGAAGCTGGAAGCAGGCAAGCTGATGCTGGAGGCAATCCCCTTCCCGCTGCGCGCCACGCTGGATGAAACCCTGGTGCTGCTGGCGCCGTCGGCGCATGAAAAGGGGCTGGAGCTGACGGTGGTATGTGACAGCAGCGTACCGGACAACGTGATTGGCGATGCGCTGCGTCTGCAACAGATTCTGATCAACCTGATTGGTAACGCCATCAAGTTTACCGAGCAGGGTTACATCGGCATGCGCGTCGGACAGCGGGTGATTACCCAGTCGCGCGTCGAGCTGGAGATTCAGGTTGAGGACACCGGCATCGGCATCTCTGAGCAGCAGCAGACACAGCTGTTCCAGGCGTTCCGTCAGGCTGACGCCAGCATTACGCGCCGCCATGGCGGCACCGGGCTGGGTCTGGTCATCACCCAGAAACTGGTGCGGGAGATGGGAGGAGAAATCACCTTCAGCAGCCAGCCGGATCAGGGGTCGACCTTTGTGATTCGCGTACAGCTGGATCTTAATCCCAATGCACCCGGTATGCCTCGCGTGCTGGATGCGCTGTCCCATGCGCGCATTGCCTATGTGGAAGCGGATGCTAACGTTGCCAGCGCCGCGCTGGAGATGTTAAGCGCCACTCCATTGCAGATCGACTACAGCGAAACGCTGGAAGGTTTGAAAGAATCTCACTATCCGCTGCTGCTGATGGCGATGCCGGTCGGTATCAGCCAGCCTGCACTACTTAATGAGCGCCTGATCAATGGGCTGCTGGATCGGGCAGACAACGTGCTGATGGCCCTTCCCAGCCCGATGATGTTGCTGGCTGATGAACTGAAGGTACGCGGCATTGACGGCTGCATTGCTAAGCCGATCTCACTGACACGGCTTCTGCCGATGTTACTGGATCTCCATACCCGTCAGATCAGCGAGCTGCCGCTGTCACCGCGTCTACCGCTAACGGTGATGGCGGTGGATGACAATCCCGCCAACCTCAAGCTGATTGGCGCGCTGCTGGAGGAGCAGGTGCAGAACATCCTGCTGTGCAGCAGCGCCGAACACGCCATCCGCGCAGCGCGTCAGCAGTCGCTGGATGTGATTCTGATGGATATTCAGATGCCCGAAATTGATGGCATTCGTGCCAGCGAAATTATCCGGGGTCTGCCGCATCACGCGAATACACCGATTGTGGCGGTGACCGCACATGCGATTGATGGCGAGCGTGAGCAGCTGATCAAGGCGGGCATGAATGACTATCTTGCCAAGCCGATTGATGAGAGCAAGCTGAGACAACTGCTGGCACGCTATACGCCGCCGCCAGTGGTCTCCCTGCCGGAACTGCAGCCGATATTACCGACGCTGGACTGGCAGCTGGCGCTGCGACAGGCGGCGAACAAACCGGATCTGGCGCGCGATCTGCTACGCATGCTGCTGGAATTTTTACCGGAAGTGCATGCGAAGATGGCGCAGTTTATGGCGGCCAATGAGGTCAACGCCCTGCGTGAAATTATTCACAAGCTGCACGGCAGTGCCAGCTACAGCGGCGTGCCGCGCATGAAGCAACTCTGTCATCAGCTGGAACGCGGGCTACTGGAGGCCAGCGATATCGCTGCGCTGGAGCCGGAACTGCTGGAACTGCAGGATGAGATGGAGAACGTCGCCAGAGAAGCCCGGCGACTGTTAGGATTCGGGGAAGTCTGA
- the rlmD gene encoding 23S rRNA (uracil(1939)-C(5))-methyltransferase RlmD, with protein sequence MAQFYVAKQRVTTQQRITVTIEELDPFGQGVARHKGKTLFVTGALPGEQAEVVLTEDKRQFARAKVTRLISRSPERVTPRCPHYDRCGGCQQQHADVALQQQSKSQALSRMLSQAAAQNVAVDEVIAGQPWGYRRRARLGLQWQNKAQRLQMGFRQEASNDLVDIQHCPILAPELEALLVPLHQCLSELRAVRRPGHVELVLADNGPLMILRHLDALHASDREKLEQFSHKHQLMLFLDAGDEALTALSESTPFYHSHQLKLTFSPQNFIQVNDAVNQQMVAKAIAWLDLQPEDRVLDLFCGMGNFTLPIGIFVHNVVGVEGIAALLRQAAYNADLNNLKNVSFFQHNLEEEVSRQPWAAQGFNKVLLDPARAGAAGVMAHVVKLAPERVVYVSCNPTTLARDSQTLLSAGYQLERVAMLDMFPHTRHLESMVLFRKT encoded by the coding sequence ATGGCGCAATTCTACGTTGCAAAACAGCGCGTGACGACGCAACAACGGATCACCGTCACCATTGAGGAGCTCGACCCGTTCGGGCAGGGGGTGGCGCGCCACAAGGGCAAAACCCTTTTTGTCACGGGTGCTCTGCCGGGTGAACAGGCGGAGGTCGTGCTGACAGAGGATAAACGTCAATTTGCCCGGGCGAAAGTGACACGACTGATTAGCCGCAGCCCGGAGCGCGTCACGCCGCGCTGCCCGCACTACGATCGCTGCGGCGGCTGCCAGCAGCAGCATGCCGATGTGGCGCTGCAACAGCAGAGCAAATCCCAGGCCCTGAGCCGGATGCTGAGCCAGGCCGCAGCACAGAACGTGGCGGTAGATGAGGTGATCGCCGGTCAGCCCTGGGGCTACCGTCGTCGCGCCCGTCTGGGTCTGCAATGGCAAAATAAAGCGCAACGCTTACAGATGGGCTTTCGTCAGGAAGCCAGCAACGATCTGGTCGATATTCAGCACTGCCCCATTTTAGCGCCCGAACTTGAAGCGTTACTGGTTCCGCTGCACCAGTGCCTCAGTGAGTTGCGCGCCGTCAGGCGTCCCGGACATGTGGAACTGGTGCTGGCGGATAACGGCCCGCTGATGATTCTGCGCCATCTTGATGCGCTGCATGCCAGCGATCGTGAAAAACTGGAACAGTTTTCGCATAAGCATCAGCTTATGCTGTTCCTGGATGCCGGTGATGAAGCATTGACCGCGTTAAGTGAATCGACGCCGTTTTATCATTCGCACCAGCTTAAGCTAACCTTCAGCCCACAGAATTTTATTCAGGTTAACGATGCGGTTAATCAGCAGATGGTCGCGAAGGCGATCGCCTGGCTCGATCTGCAGCCGGAAGACCGGGTGCTGGATCTGTTTTGCGGCATGGGAAACTTCACACTTCCTATAGGAATCTTCGTACATAATGTGGTTGGTGTGGAGGGGATTGCAGCATTACTACGGCAGGCAGCGTATAATGCTGATTTGAATAATCTTAAAAATGTCAGTTTCTTTCAGCATAATCTGGAAGAAGAGGTGTCGCGCCAGCCGTGGGCGGCACAGGGATTTAACAAGGTATTACTCGATCCGGCACGCGCCGGGGCTGCGGGCGTCATGGCGCATGTGGTTAAACTTGCACCAGAACGCGTGGTCTATGTTTCGTGTAATCCCACAACACTCGCCCGCGACAGTCAGACATTGCTGTCGGCAGGCTACCAATTGGAAAGGGTCGCGATGCTGGATATGTTCCCACATACCCGTCATCTCGAATCCATGGTGCTGTTCAGAAAAACATAA